A genomic segment from Drosophila miranda strain MSH22 chromosome 3, D.miranda_PacBio2.1, whole genome shotgun sequence encodes:
- the LOC108158107 gene encoding aldehyde dehydrogenase, dimeric NADP-preferring isoform X8, giving the protein MANFDDTLQRARLAFASGKTRNVSFRRKQLENLLRCYEENECDIISALEADLRRPKQESLIVETEFMKNDIKHILYNLSDWVKAEKPSKSIINVMDDVQIYNDPFGVVLVIGAWNYPLQLLLVPVASAIAAGNCVVIKPSEIAANCAKFIAEVIPKYLDNDCYPVVCGGPSETAELLKQRFDYIFYTGSTRVGKIIHAAANEHLTPTTLELGGKSPCYIDKSVELRTAVKRILWGKLINCGQTCIAPDYILCSKEMQDKFVAEAKDVLKEWYGENIQSSPDLSRVINSGNFQRLLGLMKSGRVAVGGKYDASERYIEPTILVDVKPNDPIMEEEIFGPILPIYTVESAYDAIKFINARESPLVLYIFTSETEVQNLFVNGTQSGGMCVNDTIMHYAVDVLPFGGVGMSGMGSYHGKYGFDTFTHKKSCLGKDLSAFGEKLASARYPPYSDRKGSFLSFLLRKRRPLPNFYLTHVLAIGLGVGLTVLANYYLQVRKGKLLSR; this is encoded by the exons ATGGCCAATTTCGACGAT ACGTTGCAACGCGCCCGCCTCGCATTCGCCAGCGGCAAGACCAGGAACGTAAGCTTTCG TCGCAAGCAGCTGGAGAATCTGCTGCGTTGCTATGAGGAGAACGAGTGCGACATTATTAGTGCCTTGGAGGCGGATCTGCGTCGCCCCAAGCAGGAGAGTCTGATCGTGGAGACCGAATTCATGAAGAACGACATCAAGCACATTCTGTACAATCTAAGTGATTGGGTCAAGGCAGAGAAG CCCTCTAAGTCGATCATTAATGTGATGGACGATGTGCAGATCTATAACGATCCCTTTGGCGTTGTGCTAGTGATTGGTGCCTGGAATTATCCGTTGCAGTTGCTGCTTGTCCCCGTGGCCTCTGCCATTGCCGCCGGTAACTGCGTGGTGATCAAGCCCAGCGAGATCGCCGCCAACTGCGCCAAGTTTATTGCCGAAGTCATTCCAAAATATCTCGACAAT GATTGCTATCCAGTGGTCTGCGGTGGACCCAGCGAAACGGCTGAGCTGCTCAAACAGCGCTTCGACTACATCTTCTACACGGGCTCCACCCGCGTCGGCAAAATCATTCATGCGGCGGCCAACGAGCACCTGACGCCCACCACCCTGGAGCTAGGCGGCAAGAG TCCTTGCTACATTGACAAGTCGGTGGAGCTGCGCACAGCTGTCAAGCGTATCCTGTGGGGCAAGCTAATAAACTGCGGCCAAACCTGCATTGCCCCCGACTACATCCTCTGCTCGAAGGAGATGCAGGACAAGTTCGTGGCCGAAGCCAAGGACGTGCTCAAAGAGTGGTACGGCGAGAACATTCAGAGCAGCCCCGACCTGAGCCGTGTCATCAACAGCGGCAATTTCCA GCGCCTGCTTGGGCTAATGAAGTCGGGACGCGTCGCTGTGGGCGGTAAGTACGATGCCAGCGAGCGTTACATTGAGCCCACAATCTTGGTCGATGTCAAACCCAACGACCCCATTATGGAGGAGGAGATCTTCGGCCCCATCTTGCCCATCTATACCGTGGAGAGTGCCTACGATGCGATCAAGTTCATCAATGCCAG AGAGAGTCCACTTGTCCTGTATATTTTCACATCGGAAACAGAGGTTCAAAATCTGTTCGTAAACGGCACACAATCGGGCGGAATGTGCGTGAATGACACGATAATGCATTATGCCG TTGATGTGCTGCCCTTCGGGGGCGTTGGCATGAGCGGCATGGGCTCCTACCACGGAAAGTACGGCTTTGACACTTTTACACACAAGAAGTCGTGTCTGGGCAAAGATCTGTCGGCGTTCGGTGAGAAGTTGGCCTC AGCTCGCTATCCCCCGTACTCAGATCGCAAGGGATCGTTTCTGTCGTTCCTGCTGCGCAAGCGCCGACCTCTGCCCAATTTCTATCTGACGCATGTGCTGGCCATCGGCCTGGGCGTAGGTCTGACAGTGCTGGCCAACTATTACCTACAGGTAAGAAAG GGTAAGCTGTTGTCGCGTTAG
- the LOC108158107 gene encoding aldehyde dehydrogenase, dimeric NADP-preferring isoform X5 has translation MGDNVTKPSDSDHSNVAKDRTTSTVIDIEPETESESPSVPTPASTSLFQSESDIMANFDDTLQRARLAFASGKTRNVSFRRKQLENLLRCYEENECDIISALEADLRRPKQESLIVETEFMKNDIKHILYNLSDWVKAEKPSKSIINVMDDVQIYNDPFGVVLVIGAWNYPLQLLLVPVASAIAAGNCVVIKPSEIAANCAKFIAEVIPKYLDNDCYPVVCGGPSETAELLKQRFDYIFYTGSTRVGKIIHAAANEHLTPTTLELGGKSPCYIDKSVELRTAVKRILWGKLINCGQTCIAPDYILCSKEMQDKFVAEAKDVLKEWYGENIQSSPDLSRVINSGNFQRLLGLMKSGRVAVGGKYDASERYIEPTILVDVKPNDPIMEEEIFGPILPIYTVESAYDAIKFINAREKPLVIYVFSNSNKLVKEFKSNTTSGGFCSNETIMHCGVDVLPFGGVGMSGMGSYHGKYGFDTFTHKKSCLGKDLSAFGEKLASARYPPYSDRKGSFLSFLLRKRRPLPNFYLTHVLAIGLGVGLTVLANYYLQGKLLSR, from the exons ATGGGGGACAATGTGACAAAGCCATCCGACAGCGACCATTCTAATG TTGCTAAAGATCGGACGACATCGACGGTGATTGATATTG AACCAGAAACTGAAAGCGAATCCCCCAGCGTCCCCACACCCGCATCTACATCACTGTTCCAGTCCGAGTCCGACATAATGGCCAATTTCGACGAT ACGTTGCAACGCGCCCGCCTCGCATTCGCCAGCGGCAAGACCAGGAACGTAAGCTTTCG TCGCAAGCAGCTGGAGAATCTGCTGCGTTGCTATGAGGAGAACGAGTGCGACATTATTAGTGCCTTGGAGGCGGATCTGCGTCGCCCCAAGCAGGAGAGTCTGATCGTGGAGACCGAATTCATGAAGAACGACATCAAGCACATTCTGTACAATCTAAGTGATTGGGTCAAGGCAGAGAAG CCCTCTAAGTCGATCATTAATGTGATGGACGATGTGCAGATCTATAACGATCCCTTTGGCGTTGTGCTAGTGATTGGTGCCTGGAATTATCCGTTGCAGTTGCTGCTTGTCCCCGTGGCCTCTGCCATTGCCGCCGGTAACTGCGTGGTGATCAAGCCCAGCGAGATCGCCGCCAACTGCGCCAAGTTTATTGCCGAAGTCATTCCAAAATATCTCGACAAT GATTGCTATCCAGTGGTCTGCGGTGGACCCAGCGAAACGGCTGAGCTGCTCAAACAGCGCTTCGACTACATCTTCTACACGGGCTCCACCCGCGTCGGCAAAATCATTCATGCGGCGGCCAACGAGCACCTGACGCCCACCACCCTGGAGCTAGGCGGCAAGAG TCCTTGCTACATTGACAAGTCGGTGGAGCTGCGCACAGCTGTCAAGCGTATCCTGTGGGGCAAGCTAATAAACTGCGGCCAAACCTGCATTGCCCCCGACTACATCCTCTGCTCGAAGGAGATGCAGGACAAGTTCGTGGCCGAAGCCAAGGACGTGCTCAAAGAGTGGTACGGCGAGAACATTCAGAGCAGCCCCGACCTGAGCCGTGTCATCAACAGCGGCAATTTCCA GCGCCTGCTTGGGCTAATGAAGTCGGGACGCGTCGCTGTGGGCGGTAAGTACGATGCCAGCGAGCGTTACATTGAGCCCACAATCTTGGTCGATGTCAAACCCAACGACCCCATTATGGAGGAGGAGATCTTCGGCCCCATCTTGCCCATCTATACCGTGGAGAGTGCCTACGATGCGATCAAGTTCATCAATGCCAG AGAGAAACCTCTTGTAATTTACGTGTTCTCAAACTCAAACAAGCTTGTTAAAGAGTTCAAGAGCAATACCACAAGCGGCGGATTCTGCAGCAACGAAACTATTATGCATTGTGGAG TTGATGTGCTGCCCTTCGGGGGCGTTGGCATGAGCGGCATGGGCTCCTACCACGGAAAGTACGGCTTTGACACTTTTACACACAAGAAGTCGTGTCTGGGCAAAGATCTGTCGGCGTTCGGTGAGAAGTTGGCCTC AGCTCGCTATCCCCCGTACTCAGATCGCAAGGGATCGTTTCTGTCGTTCCTGCTGCGCAAGCGCCGACCTCTGCCCAATTTCTATCTGACGCATGTGCTGGCCATCGGCCTGGGCGTAGGTCTGACAGTGCTGGCCAACTATTACCTACAG GGTAAGCTGTTGTCGCGTTAG
- the LOC108158107 gene encoding aldehyde dehydrogenase, dimeric NADP-preferring isoform X9, translating to MGDNVTKPSDSDHSNVAKDRTTSTVIDIEPETESESPSVPTPASTSLFQSESDIMANFDDTLQRARLAFASGKTRNVSFRRKQLENLLRCYEENECDIISALEADLRRPKQESLIVETEFMKNDIKHILYNLSDWVKAEKPSKSIINVMDDVQIYNDPFGVVLVIGAWNYPLQLLLVPVASAIAAGNCVVIKPSEIAANCAKFIAEVIPKYLDNDCYPVVCGGPSETAELLKQRFDYIFYTGSTRVGKIIHAAANEHLTPTTLELGGKSPCYIDKSVELRTAVKRILWGKLINCGQTCIAPDYILCSKEMQDKFVAEAKDVLKEWYGENIQSSPDLSRVINSGNFQRLLGLMKSGRVAVGGKYDASERYIEPTILVDVKPNDPIMEEEIFGPILPIYTVESAYDAIKFINARESPLVLYIFTSETEVQNLFVNGTQSGGMCVNDTIMHYAGKRPQQGLTFPLRFWSPIFFPKNFQPQTVFESLFNLYFKFICIWWR from the exons ATGGGGGACAATGTGACAAAGCCATCCGACAGCGACCATTCTAATG TTGCTAAAGATCGGACGACATCGACGGTGATTGATATTG AACCAGAAACTGAAAGCGAATCCCCCAGCGTCCCCACACCCGCATCTACATCACTGTTCCAGTCCGAGTCCGACATAATGGCCAATTTCGACGAT ACGTTGCAACGCGCCCGCCTCGCATTCGCCAGCGGCAAGACCAGGAACGTAAGCTTTCG TCGCAAGCAGCTGGAGAATCTGCTGCGTTGCTATGAGGAGAACGAGTGCGACATTATTAGTGCCTTGGAGGCGGATCTGCGTCGCCCCAAGCAGGAGAGTCTGATCGTGGAGACCGAATTCATGAAGAACGACATCAAGCACATTCTGTACAATCTAAGTGATTGGGTCAAGGCAGAGAAG CCCTCTAAGTCGATCATTAATGTGATGGACGATGTGCAGATCTATAACGATCCCTTTGGCGTTGTGCTAGTGATTGGTGCCTGGAATTATCCGTTGCAGTTGCTGCTTGTCCCCGTGGCCTCTGCCATTGCCGCCGGTAACTGCGTGGTGATCAAGCCCAGCGAGATCGCCGCCAACTGCGCCAAGTTTATTGCCGAAGTCATTCCAAAATATCTCGACAAT GATTGCTATCCAGTGGTCTGCGGTGGACCCAGCGAAACGGCTGAGCTGCTCAAACAGCGCTTCGACTACATCTTCTACACGGGCTCCACCCGCGTCGGCAAAATCATTCATGCGGCGGCCAACGAGCACCTGACGCCCACCACCCTGGAGCTAGGCGGCAAGAG TCCTTGCTACATTGACAAGTCGGTGGAGCTGCGCACAGCTGTCAAGCGTATCCTGTGGGGCAAGCTAATAAACTGCGGCCAAACCTGCATTGCCCCCGACTACATCCTCTGCTCGAAGGAGATGCAGGACAAGTTCGTGGCCGAAGCCAAGGACGTGCTCAAAGAGTGGTACGGCGAGAACATTCAGAGCAGCCCCGACCTGAGCCGTGTCATCAACAGCGGCAATTTCCA GCGCCTGCTTGGGCTAATGAAGTCGGGACGCGTCGCTGTGGGCGGTAAGTACGATGCCAGCGAGCGTTACATTGAGCCCACAATCTTGGTCGATGTCAAACCCAACGACCCCATTATGGAGGAGGAGATCTTCGGCCCCATCTTGCCCATCTATACCGTGGAGAGTGCCTACGATGCGATCAAGTTCATCAATGCCAG AGAGAGTCCACTTGTCCTGTATATTTTCACATCGGAAACAGAGGTTCAAAATCTGTTCGTAAACGGCACACAATCGGGCGGAATGTGCGTGAATGACACGATAATGCATTATGCCGGTAAGAGACCGCAACAAGg TCTTACTTTCCCTCTACGGTTTTGGTCTCCTATTTTTTTTCCAAAAAATTTCCAGCCTCAAACTGTATTTGAGAGTTtgtttaatttgtattttaaatttatttgcatCTGGTGGCGGtga